The Salvelinus namaycush isolate Seneca unplaced genomic scaffold, SaNama_1.0 Scaffold228, whole genome shotgun sequence genome window below encodes:
- the LOC120038642 gene encoding glutenin, high molecular weight subunit DX5-like yields MTQLLHLHLQGSTGYFTSTSRGQQATSPPPPGVNRLLHLHLQGSTGYFPSTSRGQQATSPPPPGVNRLLHLHLQGSTGYFPSTSRGQQATSPPPPGVNLQGSTGYFPSTSRDQQATSPPPPGINRLLHLHLQGSTGYFTSTSRGQQATSPPPPGVNLQGSTGYTSILKPRSVTDCSSPT; encoded by the exons ATGACCCAGCTACTTCACCTCCACCTCCAGGGGTCAACAGGCTACTTCACCTCCACCTCCAGGGGTCAACAGGCTACTTCACCTCCACCTCCAGGGGTCAACAGGCTACTTCACCTCCACCTCCAGGGGTCAACAGGCTACTTCCCCTCCACCTCCAGGGGTCAACAGGCTACTTCCCCTCCACCTCCAGGGGTCAACAGGCTACTTCACCTCCACCTCCAGGGGTCAACAGGCTACTTCCCCTCCACCTCCAGGGGTCAACAGGCTACTTCCCCTCCACCTCCAGGGGTCAACCTCCAGGGATCAACAGGCTACTTCCCCTCCACCTCCAG GGATCAACAGGCTACTTCCCCTCCACCTCCAGGGATCAACAGGCTACTTCACCTCCACCTCCAGGGATCAACAGGCTACTTCACCTCCACCTCCAGGGGTCAACAGGCTacttcacctcctcctccaggGGTCAACCTCCAGGGGTCAACAG GCTACACTTCAATACTCAAACCAAGATCTGTCACTGACTGCAGCTCACCAACATGA
- the LOC120038641 gene encoding ladderlectin-like: MEKLAVLLLLSAAIALGDANLTQLLGLEPLLKTEVEQTPPVEAQVAALHVGTKESSCPSDWHPYGSRCFKFVSIPQSWSDSEQNCLALGGNLASVHNLLEYQFMQSLTKDTNVHLPDTWLGGFDAVKEGLWMWSDGSRFDYTNWNTDEPNNAGEGEDCLQMNAASEKLWFDVPCEWKFVSLCSRRM, from the coding sequence ATGGAGAAGTTGGCCGTCCTTCTGCTTCTGAGTGCTGCCATTGCACTGGGCGACGCAAACCTGACCCAGCTCCTTGGTTTAGAACCCTTACTGAAGACTGAGGTGGAACAGACTCCTCCTGTCGAGGCTCAGGTAGCAGCACTGCATGTGGGGACAAAGGAAAGTTCATGTCCCTCAGACTGGCACCCTTATGGATCACGCTGTTTCAAGTTTGTCAGCATTCCACAGTCATGGTCAGATTCGGAGCAAAACTGTTTGGCACTTGGTGGAAACCTAGCATCCGTGCATAACCTTTTAGAGTACCAGTTCATGCAATCACTGACAAAGGACACCAATGTTCACCTACCTGACACCTGGCTTGGAGGTTTTGATGCAGTCAAGGAGGGCTTATGGATGTGGTCAGATGGGTCCAGATTTGACTACACTAACTGGAACACCGATGAGCCCAATAAcgctggagaaggagaggactgTCTGCAGATGAACGCTGCGAGTGAGAAGCTCTGGTTCGACGTGCCCTGTGAGTGGAAGTTTGTATCTCTCTGTTCCAGAAGAATGTAG